The following proteins are co-located in the Apium graveolens cultivar Ventura chromosome 5, ASM990537v1, whole genome shotgun sequence genome:
- the LOC141660003 gene encoding uncharacterized protein LOC141660003 — protein MKTLFLTQFQAAVKYTPPVTTLANMKQKEGESLTSYFKSFNTESTLVRGETDETLKILLIVGLRVGTNLWKYFQGKDPVSLADVLSQAESFKVIEQSLAETKKNDNTHNSKGRAKRRDRSMRPDYQRNARSPNRVNAVNTQREWSPPSNYEKRVSNYTPLAVSIDHIFEVNKDKGIFRKLNRLTSWQSRDKKKYCDYHESTSHDSHECHHLKDEIEELIKAGYLGEWIDKVKRYRGNDDKGKDERRPTPAGDIERTVEVKFQRAGSIRAIFRGHPFVGDSNRALERNMREARHPPLTNIHSLEDSPSKIFKGESANITFRERESRWVHHPHIDAMVITMLIGAMNVHRVFLDNGSSANILYYSTYKKLGFLDSNMNFEDVHVYGFTGEVVRVMGSVRLPVTLGEGALSVTQMIDFKVLDQDSTHNVLMGRPWLRAFRVITSIHHLMIKFPTPNGVGSLIGSQYESRDCYHKAVKDFLRRRYEGKGLPFEDAEDIQTKPSGQVYAYYFVEGPDKEELMQPRPLF, from the coding sequence atgaaaactttgtttCTAACTCAGTTCCAAGCTGCGGTGAAGTACACGCCACCGGTTACCACGCTGGCCAATATGAAACAAAAGGAAGGGGAAAGCTTGACCTCATACTTTAAAAGTTTCAATACAGAGTCTACCTTGGTGAGAGGCGAGACTGATGAGACACTGAAAATACTTCTTATAGTTGGTCTGCGCGTGGGAACAAATTTATGGAAATACTTTCAAGGAAAGGACCCTGTGTCGTTAGCCGATGTACTTTCGCAAGCGGAGTCCTTCAAAGTGATTGAGCAATCGCTTGCTGAAACAAAGAAAAATGATAACACCCACAACTCCAAGGGGCGAGCTAAGAGGAGAGATAGATCCATGCGTCCAGATTACCAGCGGAATGCCCGAAGCCCTAATAGAGTGAATGCCGTGAACACGCAGAGAGAATGGAGTCCTCCGTCAAATTATGAAAAGAGGGTAAGCAATTACACTCCGCTAGCAGTATCCATTGATCATATTTTCGAGGTAAATAAGGACAAAGGAATTTTTCGAAAACTAAACCGTCTGACCTCATGGCAGAGTAGGGACAAGAAAAAATATTGTGACTACCATGAGTCTACTAGCCACGACAGCCATGAGTGTCATcacctaaaagatgaaattgaagaattgatcaaggCCGGATATTTGGGTGAGTGGATTGATAAGGTGAAGCGATATAGGGGAAACGATGATAAGGGCAAAGATGAAAGGCGTCCCACACCGGCAGGGGACATTGAAAGGACAGTGGAAGTTAAGTTCCAAAGAGCTGGTAGTATCCGGGCAATTTTTAGGGGACACCCATTTGTTGGCGATAGTAATCGGGCGTTAGAAAGAAATATGAGAGAAGCACGACACCCGCCACTCACCAATATTCATAGCTTGGAAGATAGTCCTTCGAAAATATTCAAAGGGGAATCAGCTAACATTACATTCAGGGAAAGAGAGTCAAGATGGGTACACCATCCTCATATTGATGCAATGGTAATAACTATGCTTATTGGGGCAATGAACGTGCATCGAGTCTTCTTGGACAACGGGAGCTCTGCAAATATCCTGTATTACAGCACGTACAAAAAATTGGGTTTCCTAGATAGCAACATGAATTTTGAAGACGTGCACGTCTACGGCTTTACTGGAGAGGTAGTGAGAGTTATGGGTTCGGTTAGGCTTCCTGTCACACTCGGGGAAGGAGCTCTATCTGTCACTCAAATGATAGACTTTAAAGTGCTGGATCAAGACTCCACTCACAATGTGCTGATGGGCAGACCTTGGTTACGAGCattcagggtgataacctcgatacatcacctgatgataaagttcccaacGCCTAACGGAGTGGGCAGTCTGATAGGATCGCAATACGAGTCACGcgactgctatcacaaggctgtTAAAGATTTTCTCCGGAGAAGGTATGAGGGAAAAGGTCTTCCATTTGAGGATGCAGAGGACATTCAGACAAAACCAAGTGGACAGGTTTATGCCTATTATTTTGTGGAAGGTCCAGATAAAGAAGAACTCATGCAACCGAGACCCCTGTTTTGA